One Myxococcus stipitatus DNA segment encodes these proteins:
- the mrpC gene encoding Crp/Fnr family transcriptional regulator MrpC codes for MHGFNRPLGPIGSNAVAPLPATGSGMVVTANRIVPGQEAIDFKGYFKVESFPHNSTIYRPGDNTDRVYLLKSGRVRLMRIGKNGTRSVVSILRPGDLFGELFRPEGTPIEEMAIAAGEAEVWSIEGRDFRAQLEARPALAVDVVRAYAERVRALRKRVLGLTFKEVPARLADTLLTLVEAHGERCPHGGETDLRGITQQDLADLVGASRSFVSTLINEMKREGVLGNVGRILCVRDQKALRKIASKEK; via the coding sequence ATGCACGGTTTCAATCGCCCCCTCGGCCCCATCGGTTCCAATGCTGTGGCCCCTCTCCCGGCGACTGGCTCCGGGATGGTCGTCACCGCCAACCGCATCGTCCCTGGCCAGGAGGCCATCGACTTCAAGGGCTACTTCAAGGTCGAGTCCTTCCCGCACAACTCGACCATCTACCGCCCCGGTGACAACACCGACCGCGTCTATCTGCTGAAGTCCGGCCGCGTGCGGCTGATGCGCATCGGCAAGAACGGCACGCGCTCCGTGGTGAGCATCCTGCGCCCGGGCGACCTGTTCGGCGAGCTGTTCCGCCCCGAGGGCACGCCCATCGAGGAGATGGCCATCGCCGCGGGCGAGGCCGAGGTGTGGAGCATCGAGGGCCGCGACTTCCGCGCGCAGCTCGAGGCCCGCCCCGCCCTGGCGGTGGACGTGGTGCGCGCCTACGCCGAGCGCGTTCGCGCCCTGCGCAAGCGCGTGCTGGGCCTGACGTTCAAGGAGGTCCCCGCCCGGCTGGCGGACACGCTGCTGACACTGGTGGAGGCGCACGGCGAGCGCTGCCCCCACGGCGGTGAGACGGACCTGCGCGGCATCACCCAGCAGGACCTGGCGGACCTGGTCGGCGCCTCGCGCTCGTTCGTGTCCACGCTCATCAACGAGATGAAGCGCGAGGGCGTGCTGGGCAACGTCGGCCGCATCCTCTGCGTGCGCGACCAGAAGGCGCTGCGGAAGATCGCCTCCAAGGAGAAGTGA
- a CDS encoding sigma-54-dependent transcriptional regulator yields METLLIVDDDVSLLETLKMHFEEIEHDGQPRYQVATATSAAAGLRAAQEAMPSVVILDMMLPDRTGLEIIEEMKRLCGDARIILVTAYHDMETTIRAMKAGAFDYIHKPFPDPAALDLVVERALEYRQLSRRADELNRENAAVRLGDIVGTSPLMQQLVKEIGKVTGSHATVLISGESGTGKELIARVIHNYSYDESRPFIGINCSAIVDTLLESELFGHEKGAFTGAVATKPGKFELAEEGTVFLDEIGDMSLMLQAKLLRVLQEREFERVGGVKRIRLRARVIAATHRNLAEEVEHGRFREDLYQRLKVITLQIPPLRERREDISLLVKHLLERINEKVHKRVTRVPPEVMERLTRLPWRGNVRELENVLTRAVVLAPGDVLRGDDLPTLDAPPGPETGRPSATPMFTAPAVDDASLIPTLDEAERLLIARAMAVTKGHKGRTCQILGISRPTLERKLQKYNLSQGQSTLGHGFTVKDDP; encoded by the coding sequence ATGGAGACCCTTCTCATCGTCGACGACGACGTGTCCCTCCTCGAGACCTTGAAGATGCACTTCGAGGAGATCGAGCACGACGGACAGCCGCGCTACCAGGTGGCCACCGCCACCAGCGCCGCCGCGGGGCTGCGCGCCGCGCAGGAGGCCATGCCCAGCGTGGTCATCCTCGACATGATGCTCCCGGACCGCACGGGCCTGGAGATCATCGAGGAGATGAAACGGCTGTGCGGGGACGCGCGCATCATCCTGGTCACCGCCTACCACGACATGGAGACCACCATCCGGGCCATGAAGGCGGGGGCCTTCGACTACATCCACAAGCCCTTCCCGGACCCGGCCGCGCTGGACCTCGTCGTGGAGCGGGCGCTGGAGTACCGCCAGCTGTCGCGGCGCGCGGACGAGCTGAACCGGGAGAACGCCGCCGTCCGGCTGGGCGACATCGTCGGCACCAGCCCGCTGATGCAGCAGCTGGTGAAGGAGATCGGCAAGGTGACGGGCAGCCACGCCACCGTGCTCATCTCCGGCGAGAGCGGCACCGGCAAGGAGCTCATCGCCCGCGTCATCCACAACTACTCCTACGACGAGTCGCGGCCCTTCATCGGCATCAACTGCTCCGCCATCGTCGACACCCTGCTGGAGAGCGAGCTGTTCGGCCACGAGAAGGGCGCCTTCACCGGCGCGGTGGCGACCAAGCCCGGCAAGTTCGAGCTGGCCGAGGAAGGCACCGTCTTCCTCGACGAGATTGGCGACATGTCGCTGATGCTCCAGGCCAAGCTGTTGCGCGTGCTCCAGGAGCGCGAGTTCGAGCGCGTGGGCGGCGTCAAGCGCATCCGCCTGCGGGCCCGCGTCATCGCCGCCACCCACCGCAACCTCGCCGAGGAGGTGGAGCACGGCCGCTTCCGCGAGGACCTCTACCAGCGCCTCAAGGTGATAACGCTCCAGATTCCCCCGCTGCGCGAGCGGCGCGAGGACATCTCCCTGCTCGTCAAGCACCTGCTCGAGCGCATCAACGAGAAGGTCCACAAGCGCGTCACCCGCGTGCCCCCGGAGGTCATGGAGCGGCTGACGCGCCTGCCCTGGCGCGGCAACGTGCGCGAACTGGAGAACGTCCTCACCCGCGCCGTGGTGCTGGCCCCCGGCGACGTGCTGCGCGGCGACGACCTGCCCACCCTGGACGCGCCCCCGGGCCCGGAGACAGGACGCCCCTCCGCCACCCCCATGTTCACCGCGCCCGCCGTGGACGACGCCAGCCTCATCCCCACGCTCGACGAGGCCGAGCGCCTGCTCATCGCCCGCGCCATGGCCGTCACCAAGGGTCACAAGGGACGCACCTGCCAGATTCTTGGAATCAGCCGCCCGACGCTCGAGCGGAAACTGCAGAAGTACAATCTTTCACAGGGACAGAGCACGTTGGGGCATGGCTTCACCGTGAAAGACGACCCGTGA
- a CDS encoding sensor histidine kinase encodes MNAHLLQAALLAWSPGLRVTRAEGDCASVLRRPPEELLDRPLHLALGVSPERARELDARAREDRRAVEFASALLGGDEDATPLRMTLGMDGGEACAAVQDLNALLEGAPPVQISRLSSSLSHEIRNPLSSVKMAVQTLARNTGLSDRDRRRLTIANREIRTMERMLWLLSEYGRDTTPNLDAHALRSVLQEATGMVALELAERRIEVRVDEEPELPRVRVDPNRLRPVLAQVLLNVAMGRPEDSPVEVALRRGSPGRVLMVLKDPAAALPPEERGTLFEPFGSRLARGAGLSLAALRRVMMGQGGDVAAEGSAEPGMVFTLTFAT; translated from the coding sequence ATGAACGCCCACCTGCTCCAAGCCGCGTTGCTCGCCTGGTCTCCGGGGCTGCGGGTGACCCGCGCCGAGGGAGACTGTGCCTCCGTGCTCCGCCGGCCCCCGGAGGAGCTGCTGGACCGGCCCCTCCACCTGGCCCTCGGCGTCTCCCCGGAGCGCGCCCGCGAGCTGGACGCCCGTGCCCGGGAGGACCGCCGGGCCGTGGAGTTCGCCTCCGCGCTGCTCGGCGGGGACGAGGACGCCACGCCCCTGCGCATGACGCTCGGGATGGACGGGGGCGAGGCCTGCGCGGCGGTGCAGGACCTCAACGCCCTGCTCGAGGGCGCGCCCCCGGTGCAGATCTCCCGGCTGTCCTCGTCGCTGAGCCATGAAATCCGCAACCCGCTCTCGTCGGTGAAGATGGCGGTGCAGACGCTGGCGCGGAACACGGGCCTGTCGGACAGGGATCGCCGGCGGCTCACCATCGCCAACCGGGAGATCCGCACCATGGAGCGCATGCTGTGGCTCCTCTCCGAATACGGGCGGGACACGACACCCAACCTGGACGCGCACGCGCTGCGGTCGGTGCTGCAGGAGGCCACGGGCATGGTGGCCCTGGAGCTGGCGGAGCGGCGCATCGAGGTGCGCGTGGACGAGGAGCCGGAGCTGCCGCGCGTGCGGGTGGACCCCAACCGGCTGCGCCCGGTGCTCGCGCAGGTGCTGCTCAACGTGGCCATGGGCCGGCCCGAGGACAGCCCGGTGGAGGTCGCCCTGCGCCGGGGCTCGCCGGGGCGCGTGCTGATGGTGCTCAAGGACCCGGCCGCGGCCCTGCCGCCGGAGGAGCGCGGCACCCTCTTCGAGCCGTTCGGCTCGCGCCTGGCCCGGGGCGCGGGGCTGTCCCTGGCCGCGCTGAGGCGGGTGATGATGGGCCAGGGCGGCGACGTCGCCGCGGAGGGCAGCGCCGAGCCCGGCATGGTGTTCACCCTGACGTTCGCCACCTGA